One window of Ziziphus jujuba cultivar Dongzao chromosome 5, ASM3175591v1 genomic DNA carries:
- the LOC107420543 gene encoding uncharacterized protein LOC107420543 isoform X2 has product MKQQRNTHHARAKMMQKQEYLLKKLLRCWRQFAISKKTTLVLAKAFKALEINEVSVRSMPFEQLAFKIESVSTIQTTKALLDRLESRCLISCVTGGLPNLENIDHLLKHVAMKDRRGNTKIKRKGTKSTGLGKEASQSPVAQSRYPVRVLLCAYMIFGHPDAVFSGWRELENALLEATTNFIREFELLIETILCGPIQKVQEEVTALNQNQMTFRSQLEAFDRAWCSYLHHFVAWKDNDVKLLEEGLVRAACQLELFKMQTSKVTSKGEDHGPRHEYDRQPIQNQVTEDQKSLREKVQHLSGKAGLERLESALSDTLSRYSGSKEFACSLPSSTANDQSLRQKVSLDGSAVSVSSQVSNLPNRHESSSQGVHTLLGKNESSLGEEIGSSSSSEVVVDGDLSSAAFFVGENEPLVNQILHEHSQGFTDIMNQSGEDNNSLTAKVKETMEKAFWDGVMESMKEDDSDFSWILKLLKEVRDELCGISPRSWKEEIVETLDIDILSQMLMSGNVDLHYFRRILEFALVTLRKLSAPANDDEMDTRHTKFLKELEEVFQAEDRSKASCALAITKGLQFVLQEIQALKREISKARLRIVEPLIKGPAGLEYLRKAFANRHGSPEDASTSLPMTRQWLSSVRTVAEQEWHEYSDSLSAMTDNKELSQGLAPTTLRSGGSILMGKRINSETSPAVDIKEQPECRGETIDLFVRLGLLKLVSEVRGLTLEVLPETLRLNLLKLRSVQSQLQKIVVITTCLLVLQQTLASENLVTNPVDMENMVSTCLKQLSELLDTDNDIDIPDIVETIIGCAKNDHVLYYEKLHVRKQIMTSMLRKSLQDDDAVFKRVSQTVYVAARGVVLGGSGVKGRELAEVSLRRVGAALLTDNLVKTIEVVVVVAVLSCSVHRAWYEELIKRL; this is encoded by the exons GTGTTGGAGGCAGTTTGCAATTTCAAAGAAAACTACTTTAGTTTTAGCAAAAGCTTTTAAGGCTTTAGAAATTAATGAAGTATCTGTTAGGTCAATGCCATTTGAACAGCTTGCCTTCAAGATTGAGTCTGTTTCTACTATTCAAACTACAAAGGCTCTACTTGACCGTCTAGAGAGTCGCTGCTTGATCTCATGTGTAACTGGCGGTCTACCTAATCTGGAGAACATTGACCATCTCCTTAAACATGTTGCTATGAAAGATAGAAGGGGAAATACTAAGATCAAGAGAAAGGGGACAAAGAGTACAGGCTTGGGTAAAGAAGCTTCTCAAAGTCCAGTTGCACAGTCAAGGTATCCAGTAAGGGTTTTGCTCTGTGCTTATATGATCTTTGGACACCCAGATGCAGTTTTCAGTGGGTGGAGAGAGCTTGAGAATGCTCTCCTTGAGGCTACAACTAATTTTATTCGGGAATTTGAGCTGTTGATTGAGACTATATTATGTGGTCCCATTCAGAAAGTGCAGGAGGAAGTAACTGcactaaatcaaaatcaaatgacCTTCAGATCCCAGCTAGAAGCTTTTGATAGGGCTTGGTGTTCTTATCTGCATCACTTTGTAGCATGGAAAGACAATGATGTGAAGCTGTTAGAGGAGGGTTTGGTGAGAGCTGCTTGTCAACTGGAGCTTTTCAAGATGCAAACTAGCAAGGTAACCTCAAAAGGAGAAGATCATGGTCCTAGACATGAATATGATAGACAGCCTATCCAAAACCAG GTTACAGAAGATCAGAAATCACTAAGGGAAAAAGTGCAGCATCTAAGTGGTAAAGCAGGGCTTGAACGTCTGGAATCTGCTTTGTCTGACACATTGTCCAGATATTCTGGTTCCAAAGAGTTTGCATGTTCATTACCTTCCTCAACTGCCAATGATCAATCTTTGAGGCAGAAGGTTTCATTAGATGGCTCTGCAGTTTCTGTTTCTTCTCAAGTGAGTAATCTGCCTAATAGACATGAGAGTTCAAGTCAAGGAGTTCATACTTTGCTGGGGAAGAATGAATCTTCCCTAGGTGAAGAAATtggttcttcatcttcttctgaAGTTGTTGTGGATGGTGACCTGAGCTCTGCTGCATTCTTTGTTGGTGAAAATGAACCACTTGTAAACCAAATTCTCCATGAACATAGTCAAGGATTTACTGATATTATGAATCAAAGTGGTGAAGATAATAATAGTCTTACT GCAAAAGTGAAGGAGACAATGGAAAAAGCATTTTGGGATGGTGTCATGGAATCTATGAAAGAAGATGATTCTGACTTCAGCTGGATTCTTAAACTCTTGAAAGAAGTCAGAGATGAACTGTGTGGTATATCTCCTCGGAGCTGGAAAGAAGAGATTGTTGAAACTCTTGACATTGATATCCTCTCACAG ATGCTGATGTCAGGCAATGTAGATTTGCATTATTTCAGAAGGATCCTAGAATTTGCTTTAGTCACTTTGCGAAAACTTTCTGCCCCAGCTAATGATGATGAGATGGACACTAGACACACTAAGTTTTTGAAAGAGCTTGAAGAGGTTTTTCAAGCTGAAGACAGATCAAAAGCTTCTTGTGCCCTTGCAATAACTAAGGGTCTGCAATTTGTTCTACAAGAGATTCAG GCACTTAAGAGGGAGATCAGCAAAGCACGTCTTAGGATTGTGGAACCACTCATTAAGGGGCCTGCCGGTTTGGAATACCTAAGAAAAGCTTTTGCCAACAGGCATGGATCTCCCGAGGATGCCTCCACCTCTCTACCAATGACAAGACAATGGCTTTCTTCTGTGAGGACAGTTGCAGAGCAAGAGTGGCATGAATACTCGGATTCTCTATCTGCTATGACAGACAACAAAGAACTTTCACAAGGACTTGCCCCTACCACTCTTCGGTCTGGAGGTAGCATTTTAATGGGAAAGAGAATAAACTCTGAGACCTCACCTGCAGTTGACATAAAGG AACAACCGGAATGCAGGGGAGAAACGATTGATCTATTTGTTAGACTAGGCTTGTTAAAGCTGGTTAGCGAAGTAAGGGGACTGACACTGGAAGTTCTCCCTGAAACTCTTAGACTTAATCTCCTCAAGCTAAGGTCTGTTCAGTCACAACTTCAAAAGATCGTCGTTATTACTACCTG CTTGCTGGTTCTTCAGCAAACGCTTGCGAGTGAGAACTTAGTGACTAATCCTGTGGACATGGAAAATATGGTATCCACATGCCTGAAGCAGCTTTCTGAGCTACTGGACACAGATAATGATATTGACATCCCAGACATCGTTGAGACAATCATCGGATGTGCAAAGAATGACCACGTTCTGTACTACGAAAAACTCCACGTGAGAAAGCAGATTATGACAAGCATGTTAAGGAAGAGCTTGCAAGATGATGATGCGGTGTTTAAGCGGGTATCTCAGACTGTTTATGTAGCAGCAAGGGGGGTTGTCCTTGGAGGAAGTGGGGTCAAGGGTAGAGAACTAGCAGAGGTATCTCTTCGGCGTGTTGGAGCTGCTCTTCTTACAGACAATTTGGTAAAGACTATAGAAGTCGTAGTTGTGGTGGCAGTTCTTTCATGCAGTGTTCATAGAGCATGGTATGAAGAATTGATCAAGAGATTGTGA
- the LOC107420543 gene encoding uncharacterized protein LOC107420543 isoform X3 codes for MPFEQLAFKIESVSTIQTTKALLDRLESRCLISCVTGGLPNLENIDHLLKHVAMKDRRGNTKIKRKGTKSTGLGKEASQSPVAQSRYPVRVLLCAYMIFGHPDAVFSGWRELENALLEATTNFIREFELLIETILCGPIQKVQEEVTALNQNQMTFRSQLEAFDRAWCSYLHHFVAWKDNDVKLLEEGLVRAACQLELFKMQTSKVTSKGEDHGPRHEYDRQPIQNQVTEDQKSLREKVQHLSGKAGLERLESALSDTLSRYSGSKEFACSLPSSTANDQSLRQKVSLDGSAVSVSSQVSNLPNRHESSSQGVHTLLGKNESSLGEEIGSSSSSEVVVDGDLSSAAFFVGENEPLVNQILHEHSQGFTDIMNQSGEDNNSLTAKVKETMEKAFWDGVMESMKEDDSDFSWILKLLKEVRDELCGISPRSWKEEIVETLDIDILSQMLMSGNVDLHYFRRILEFALVTLRKLSAPANDDEMDTRHTKFLKELEEVFQAEDRSKASCALAITKGLQFVLQEIQALKREISKARLRIVEPLIKGPAGLEYLRKAFANRHGSPEDASTSLPMTRQWLSSVRTVAEQEWHEYSDSLSAMTDNKELSQGLAPTTLRSGGSILMGKRINSETSPAVDIKEQPECRGETIDLFVRLGLLKLVSEVRGLTLEVLPETLRLNLLKLRSVQSQLQKIVVITTCLLVLQQTLASENLVTNPVDMENMVSTCLKQLSELLDTDNDIDIPDIVETIIGCAKNDHVLYYEKLHVRKQIMTSMLRKSLQDDDAVFKRVSQTVYVAARGVVLGGSGVKGRELAEVSLRRVGAALLTDNLVKTIEVVVVVAVLSCSVHRAWYEELIKRL; via the exons ATGCCATTTGAACAGCTTGCCTTCAAGATTGAGTCTGTTTCTACTATTCAAACTACAAAGGCTCTACTTGACCGTCTAGAGAGTCGCTGCTTGATCTCATGTGTAACTGGCGGTCTACCTAATCTGGAGAACATTGACCATCTCCTTAAACATGTTGCTATGAAAGATAGAAGGGGAAATACTAAGATCAAGAGAAAGGGGACAAAGAGTACAGGCTTGGGTAAAGAAGCTTCTCAAAGTCCAGTTGCACAGTCAAGGTATCCAGTAAGGGTTTTGCTCTGTGCTTATATGATCTTTGGACACCCAGATGCAGTTTTCAGTGGGTGGAGAGAGCTTGAGAATGCTCTCCTTGAGGCTACAACTAATTTTATTCGGGAATTTGAGCTGTTGATTGAGACTATATTATGTGGTCCCATTCAGAAAGTGCAGGAGGAAGTAACTGcactaaatcaaaatcaaatgacCTTCAGATCCCAGCTAGAAGCTTTTGATAGGGCTTGGTGTTCTTATCTGCATCACTTTGTAGCATGGAAAGACAATGATGTGAAGCTGTTAGAGGAGGGTTTGGTGAGAGCTGCTTGTCAACTGGAGCTTTTCAAGATGCAAACTAGCAAGGTAACCTCAAAAGGAGAAGATCATGGTCCTAGACATGAATATGATAGACAGCCTATCCAAAACCAG GTTACAGAAGATCAGAAATCACTAAGGGAAAAAGTGCAGCATCTAAGTGGTAAAGCAGGGCTTGAACGTCTGGAATCTGCTTTGTCTGACACATTGTCCAGATATTCTGGTTCCAAAGAGTTTGCATGTTCATTACCTTCCTCAACTGCCAATGATCAATCTTTGAGGCAGAAGGTTTCATTAGATGGCTCTGCAGTTTCTGTTTCTTCTCAAGTGAGTAATCTGCCTAATAGACATGAGAGTTCAAGTCAAGGAGTTCATACTTTGCTGGGGAAGAATGAATCTTCCCTAGGTGAAGAAATtggttcttcatcttcttctgaAGTTGTTGTGGATGGTGACCTGAGCTCTGCTGCATTCTTTGTTGGTGAAAATGAACCACTTGTAAACCAAATTCTCCATGAACATAGTCAAGGATTTACTGATATTATGAATCAAAGTGGTGAAGATAATAATAGTCTTACT GCAAAAGTGAAGGAGACAATGGAAAAAGCATTTTGGGATGGTGTCATGGAATCTATGAAAGAAGATGATTCTGACTTCAGCTGGATTCTTAAACTCTTGAAAGAAGTCAGAGATGAACTGTGTGGTATATCTCCTCGGAGCTGGAAAGAAGAGATTGTTGAAACTCTTGACATTGATATCCTCTCACAG ATGCTGATGTCAGGCAATGTAGATTTGCATTATTTCAGAAGGATCCTAGAATTTGCTTTAGTCACTTTGCGAAAACTTTCTGCCCCAGCTAATGATGATGAGATGGACACTAGACACACTAAGTTTTTGAAAGAGCTTGAAGAGGTTTTTCAAGCTGAAGACAGATCAAAAGCTTCTTGTGCCCTTGCAATAACTAAGGGTCTGCAATTTGTTCTACAAGAGATTCAG GCACTTAAGAGGGAGATCAGCAAAGCACGTCTTAGGATTGTGGAACCACTCATTAAGGGGCCTGCCGGTTTGGAATACCTAAGAAAAGCTTTTGCCAACAGGCATGGATCTCCCGAGGATGCCTCCACCTCTCTACCAATGACAAGACAATGGCTTTCTTCTGTGAGGACAGTTGCAGAGCAAGAGTGGCATGAATACTCGGATTCTCTATCTGCTATGACAGACAACAAAGAACTTTCACAAGGACTTGCCCCTACCACTCTTCGGTCTGGAGGTAGCATTTTAATGGGAAAGAGAATAAACTCTGAGACCTCACCTGCAGTTGACATAAAGG AACAACCGGAATGCAGGGGAGAAACGATTGATCTATTTGTTAGACTAGGCTTGTTAAAGCTGGTTAGCGAAGTAAGGGGACTGACACTGGAAGTTCTCCCTGAAACTCTTAGACTTAATCTCCTCAAGCTAAGGTCTGTTCAGTCACAACTTCAAAAGATCGTCGTTATTACTACCTG CTTGCTGGTTCTTCAGCAAACGCTTGCGAGTGAGAACTTAGTGACTAATCCTGTGGACATGGAAAATATGGTATCCACATGCCTGAAGCAGCTTTCTGAGCTACTGGACACAGATAATGATATTGACATCCCAGACATCGTTGAGACAATCATCGGATGTGCAAAGAATGACCACGTTCTGTACTACGAAAAACTCCACGTGAGAAAGCAGATTATGACAAGCATGTTAAGGAAGAGCTTGCAAGATGATGATGCGGTGTTTAAGCGGGTATCTCAGACTGTTTATGTAGCAGCAAGGGGGGTTGTCCTTGGAGGAAGTGGGGTCAAGGGTAGAGAACTAGCAGAGGTATCTCTTCGGCGTGTTGGAGCTGCTCTTCTTACAGACAATTTGGTAAAGACTATAGAAGTCGTAGTTGTGGTGGCAGTTCTTTCATGCAGTGTTCATAGAGCATGGTATGAAGAATTGATCAAGAGATTGTGA